A genomic region of Haliotis asinina isolate JCU_RB_2024 chromosome 1, JCU_Hal_asi_v2, whole genome shotgun sequence contains the following coding sequences:
- the LOC137282280 gene encoding N-sulphoglucosamine sulphohydrolase-like gives MSVMSGMGALHMALLIICLLLAIVSDSESKRNVLLIFGDDAGFQMGAYNNTACKTPNFDKLAARSVVFKHGYTSVSSCSPSRSVLLTGLPQHQNGMYGLQHEPHHFSTMNSVKSLPVILHKAGIRTGIIGKKHVAPDTVYKFDYEQTEENNDLNQVGRNITYMRNYVRHFLQQKDDRPFFLYLAFHDPHRCSNIPLYGQFCERFGNRQPGMGVIPDWTPAYYKPEDVEVPYFLPDTLTTRQDLANMYTTYSRMDQGIGLFLSELEAAGHMNDTLILYTADNGIPFPGAKTNLYDPGMGEPMMISSPLHREFWGTVSDALASTMDFTPTILDWFGVNYPQYNMLGKKVKLTGKSLLPVTVNPDTTADNFTYVFSSHDLHEVTMYYPMRVLRTKTWKLIHNLNFEAPYPIASDCYQAPSYLEIINKTMAGQKTGWFKDLEHYYYRDQWELFNTESDPMELHNLANASEYSDVFTNMQTTLLTWLNVTNDPWICSPTGVLEGETCMTLFNSARVFGRERSCTQNLRPGS, from the exons ATGAGTGTGATGTCAGGGATGGGAGCTCTACATATGGCCCTACTTATAATTTGTTTACTGCTCGCCATTGTCTCCGACAGCGAGTCCAAAAGAAATGTCCTCCTTATATTTG GTGACGATGCCGGGTTCCAGATGGGCGCCTATAACAACACGGCCTGCAAGACGCCAAACTTCGACAAGCTGGCCGCCAGGAGCGTCGTCTTCAAACATGGTTACACCTCCGTTAGTAGCTGCTCACCCAGTAG ATCCGTACTCCTAACAGGGTTGCCCCAACACCAGAACGGAATGTATGGACTTCAACACGAACCCCATCACTTCAGCACCATGAACAGTGTCAAGAGTTTACCTGTCATACTCCACAAAGCTGGAATACGCACAG GTATCATTGGGAAGAAACACGTGGCGCCGGACACAGTGTATAAGTTTGACTATGAACAGACAGAGGAGAACAATGACCTGAACCAGGTGGGGAGGAACATCACCTACATGAGGAACTACGTGAGGCACTTTCTCCAGCAGAAGGATGACAG gCCTTTTTTCCTGTATCTGGCGTTTCACGACCCACACCGATGTAGCAATATTCCCTTGTATGGGCAGTTCTGTgagagatttgggaacaggcaACCTGGCATGGGGGTCATTCCTGACTGGACACCGGCTTATTACAAACCTGAAGATGTTGAGGTTCCCTACTTCCTGCCGGACACGCTGACCACCAGGCAGGACCTGGCCAACATGTACACCACGTACAGCAGGATGGACCAAG GTATTGGGTTGTTCTTGAGCGAGTTGGAAGCTGCAGGTCACATGAACGACACTCTCATCCTCTACACGGCAGACAACGGCATTCCCTTCCCTGGCGCCAAGACCAATCTGTATGACCCGGGTATGGGCGAGCCAATGATGATCTCCTCGCCTCTACACAGGGAGTTCTGGGGCACA GTATCTGATGCCCTCGCTAGCACTATGGACTTTACACCCACCATACTGGACTGGTTCGGCGTGAACTATCCTCAGTACAACATGCTCGGCAAAAAGGTGAAACTGACCGGCAAGTCCCTACTCCCCGTGACTGTCAACCCCGACACCACAGCTGACAACTTCACCTACGTCTTCTCCAGTCATGATCTGCACGAAGTCACCATGTACTATCCCATGAGGGTTCTCCGAACCAAGACATGGAAGCTCATCCACAACTTAAATTTCGAAGCTCCCTACCCAATAGCTTCCGACTGTTACCAGGCGCCTTCCTACCTGGAGATCATCAACAAAACCATGGCTGGTCAAAAAACAGGATGGTTCAAAGATCTGGAACACTACTACTACCGAGACCAGTGGGAACTGTTCAACACTGAGAGTGACCCTATGGAACTGCACAACCTGGCTAATGCATCTGAGTACTCGGATGTGTTCACCAACATGCAGACAACGTTACTTACTTGGCTGAACGTCACCAACGACCCCTGGATTTGTTCCCCGACGGGAGTGTTGGAAGGCGAGACGTGCATGACGTTGTTTAACAGCGCTAGAGTGTTTGGCCGGGAGAGATCGTGCACTCAGAATCTAAGACCCGGAAGCTGA
- the LOC137282288 gene encoding potassium voltage-gated channel protein Shaw-like: MDTITINVAGKKFVTYWKTIQKLPKTRLGRLTQSSPEYDPDTNEFFFDRDPKVVNSILNLYRTQELHLPSTMCGLALKQELDFWDIPEEMISECCWNKYTEQMQETQILNILDKTLGENGNSSDTNPSWKEKIWLTMEKPFYSVPAKVWNLIYLIFVLLAIVVFTLSSVRELRVAKVNVNSTTADGPYKSFRALIESDLHVILYYLDLSCIIFFTLELPLRFAVSPSKKTFFRSFMNLVDLVLVFIMWGSFFLDEIVLKNNQSQEITIIVIVLRSLLSLRILRIFHIARRFDSMKVLFLTYKASVKEIFMLFTVLIIAINIFGTLAYFAEVLAETDSFENIPIALWWAIITMTTVGYGDYYPESIPGYVVGIICALSGLVTLSMPIAIIATNFSAYYSCLPSRKQRHRRCAYMRKQGDMAVKGCEDQLQVEGEELTKGNVANGSNIVVVGSAVDDTGTSITHF; this comes from the exons ATGGACACGATCACAATCAACGTTGCGGGTAAGAAATTTGTCACCTATTGGAAAACCATTCAAAAACTTCCAAAGACAAGACTCGGTCGACTGACTCAAAGCTCGCCTGAATATGACCCCGACACAAACGAGTTCTTCTTTGACAGAGACCCGAAGGTGGTGAATTCGATCCTGAACCTGTACAGGACTCAAGAGCTGCACCTGCCGTCTACCATGTGTGGCCTAGCACTCAAACAGGAGCTCGATTTCTGGGATATTCCGGAGGAAATGATTTCCGAATGTTGTTGGAACAAATACACCGAGCAAATGCAAGAGACTCAAATTCTCAATATTTTGGATAAAACTTTGGGAGAAAATGGCAATTCATCAGACACTAACCCATCTTGGAAAGAGAAAATTTGGCTAACTATGGAGAAACCATTCTACTCTGTTCCCGCCAAG GTATGGAATCTCATCTACCTCATCTTCGTCCTCCTGGCCATCGTGGTGTTCACCCTGTCTTCCGTCCGGGAACTGCGAGTGGCGAAGGTAAACGTCAACAGCACCACTGCAGACGGCCCCTACAAGAGCTTTCGCGCTCTTATTGAGAGTGACTTACACGTCATTCTGTACTACCTCGATTTGTCTTGCATCATCTTCTTCACCCTCGAGCTGCCCCTCAGGTTCGCGGTGTCACCTAGCAAGAAGACCTTCTTCCGTTCCTTCATGAACCTGGTCGACCTAGTCCTTGTCTTCATAATGTGGGGGTCTTTCTTTCTGGACGAGATTGTATTGAAGAACAACCAATCACAAGAGATTACCATCATCGTAATCGTTCTGCGGAGTTTGCTGTCTCTGAGAATATTACGTATTTTCCATATAGCCCGGCGCTTTGACAGCATGAAGGTTCTGTTTCTCACGTACAAGGCAAGCGTCAAGGAAATCTTCATGTTGTTCACAGTGCTCATCATTGCCATCAACATATTTGGAACACTGGCCTACTTCGCTGAGGTGCTAGCAGAAACAGACTCGTTTGAGAACATACCAATTGCTCTATGGTGGGCTatcatcaccatgacaacagtagGATATGGCGATTATTACCCCGAGTCCATCCCGGGCTATGtagtaggtatcatctgtgccCTGTCAGGGCTTGTGACCCTCTCCATGCCGATCGCAATCATTGCAACAAACTTCAGTGCCTACTACTCCTGTCTGCCCTCCAGGAAACAACGCCACAGGAGATGTGCCTACATGCGCAAACAGGGGGACATGGCTGTCAAGGGCTGCGAGGATCAACTGCAGGTAGAGGGCGAGGAGTTGACAAAGGGCAATGTTGCAAACGGATCGAACATAGTAGTAGTTGGAAGCGCAGTCGATGATACGGGGACTTCGATCACTCATTTCTAG